Genomic segment of Oceanimonas sp. GK1:
CCGGCTGATGCCCGAGTTCTTTTTGCGTCAGCACTTTGGCCAGGCCCCCGAAGCGCTGTTCTCTCGAGTGGGGTTTTCCGGGGATCACAACCGCACCATCAGCCTGGTGCAGTCCGGCGCCTATGAAGTGGGGGCGGTCAACTACGCGGTGTGGGACGCGGAGCTGGAAAAGGGCAATATCGATAAGAGCAAGGTGAAGGTGATCTGGACCAGCCCTCAGTACCCCGACTACCAGTGGAGCATTCGCGGCGATGTGAACGCCCGCTTCGGTGACGGCTTCAAGGAAAAGGTGAAGCAGGCACTGCTGGAGATGAAAGATCCCGAGCTGCTGGCGGCCTTTCCCCGTTCCGGCTTTGTGAACGCCACCAACGAGGATTACGCCCCCATTCGCGACACCGCCGTGGCCATTGGCATCATGGATCCCGAGCAGTAATGAGCGATCCCGCCCGCCTGTTCCGGTTTCATGACGCCAGCCTTGGCTATGCCGGCCGGCCCGTACTGGAAGCGCTGAACCTGGAGGTGAGGCAGGGCGACAAAATCGCCCTGCTGGGGGAGTCGGGCACCGGCAAAAGCACCCTGCTGCGCCGGCTGCGGGAGCTTCGGCCACGGGAGGTGGCCTGGTGCCCGCAACAGCCGGGGCTGGTGCCGGTGCTGAACACCTTTCACAACATCTACATGGGCCGGCTGGCTCATAATCCGTTCTGGTATAACCTGGCCAATCTGGTGAAGCCATTGGCTGGTCCCAAAGCAGACATTACCGCACTGGCCAGCCGGCTGGGTCTCAGCGGCCAGTTGTGGCGCGCCGCCGGTGCCTTGTCTGGCGGCCAGCAGAGCCGGGTCAGCCTGGCCCGGGCGCTGTATCAGCAAAAGCCGGTGTTCATCGGTGACGAGCCGGTGTCGGCGCTGGATGAGCGTCAGGCCGCCGACTTGCTCAAGCTGATATGCGAACGCCACCAGACCGTGGTGCTGGCGCTGCATAACGTGGAGCAGGCGCTCACTCACTGCACCCGCATCGTCGGGCTGCGCCAGGGCCGGCTGGTACTGGATGCGCCCAGTACCGAGCTGACCGCCACCCAGCTCCGGGCCCT
This window contains:
- a CDS encoding ATP-binding cassette domain-containing protein, with product MSDPARLFRFHDASLGYAGRPVLEALNLEVRQGDKIALLGESGTGKSTLLRRLRELRPREVAWCPQQPGLVPVLNTFHNIYMGRLAHNPFWYNLANLVKPLAGPKADITALASRLGLSGQLWRAAGALSGGQQSRVSLARALYQQKPVFIGDEPVSALDERQAADLLKLICERHQTVVLALHNVEQALTHCTRIVGLRQGRLVLDAPSTELTATQLRALYTSS